The genomic stretch ATTTTCAACGGTTTTTTTAGAAATGTGAAGATGTTGTGCTATTTCATGGTGGGACAAACCTTTTTCTCTACTTAGTCTAAATACTAAACGACATTTTTCAGGAAGTTCCAGTATGGCTTTTTCTAAGTCGTTTCTTAAAGTTTCATAGCTAAGCCATTCTTCGGTATTATGGCTGACTTTATCAGTGGAAAGGTGTTGTATCCTGGTCTGTTCTTTTCGCTGTTGCCCTAAGAAGGTATAAATTTTATATTTAAGTGCTCCATTGATATAAGTGTAAAAACTGTGGCGGATATTGAGATTTCGGCGTCTGTTCCAGATATCAATAAACAGTTCCTGCACGACTTCTTTGGCGTCGTTTCCTGACTGTAACTTTACATAAGCGATGGTAACCATTTTTTCAGAATACCGGTTATATATTTCGGTAAATGCAACCTTGTCGTCTCGCTTTAACAAGTCCACCAATTCGTTATCACTAAGAGATAGATAAGCGTTCATAATAATAGTCAATCCTTATTATATCTGTAAAATTTGTATACAATTGAAGCACAAATTTAAAAATAATAAATAACAAACATTCATTATTATTGTTGTCAAAACTCTTTGTATATATGTACCCTTAAAACAGTGGTACCGCTATTTGATAAAAGTCGTTTAGGCAAATCTCTGTTAGAAAAGCCTATACAGTATTTATTTATTCAATTTTTCGTCGAGCATTTTCATAAAGTATCCCCCCACGACGCTTCTTGCCTGAAAGCCCACTTGCTTACCGTCTGTTGTTTCGTGCCAGTCGCTCAAAGGCACACGGGTCGGCGTTTCGGTTGCGTACTTGTAAACAGGCGTTACAAATTTTTCAAACGTTGCTTTATCATTCGCCAGCGTTGCCGTCCACATAATCCAGTCGGATTTTGTATAAGTTTTTCTGCTGTCTAAAGGAAGACCGTATTTGTTCTGCTTCGTGAGATAATATTTCACTTCCTTTTCATAAACACTTTGCGGGAAAATATTCAGATGCAGCACTTTGTCCCAAACCAGATTATACTTTTGGCTCCAGGTATTTTTATCATTAAACGTAAGCGCATAATGGTCGCCTGCATCTGCAAGCTGCATCCATTTTTGTGCAAAGTCTTTTGCCATGGTAATATATTTTTCGGCAGTATCTTTTTGTCCCAACATATCTGCCATCAGTCCATAGGCGCCAATGGCAACGATGGCTTTCACTGAAAGGTTTGCGTTGCGTGCCAGATGTCCTGCAAAGTCATCCGTGCATAATTGGTTGGTAGGGTCAAGTCCTGCTTTTGATAAATAATCCACCCAAATGCTTAACTCTTTCCAATGCTGTTTTGCGTAGTTCGCATTACCTTCGGCTTTTGCAATAGCAGCCGTAGCAATGACTACATTTCCTGCTTCTTCCACCGGCATATCTTCTCCGTAGGTTTGTCCGTTTGCCAAAGGATAAGTGCCTAAATCGTGCGCAGGGAAAGGCTTTTGCCACTTACCGCTTTCGCTGTATTCATAAATTCCGTTCAGCATTCCTTTGAGTAAATCGGGATTGTAGATTAAATATAAAGGCGCGGAAGGATAAGTTATATCCACCGTGTTGATAGAACCGTTGCTGAAATTTTCTTTGGACAAAAATAAAATTTCTCCTTTGGGGCTTTGCACCAAAGCATGTGCGGAAACGCTTTGCCTGTATGCCAAATCGCAAAGCTTTGCGTAATCTTCGCCGCCCGCAGCAACGGCTTCCTGATACATTTGCTTATCGAAAGCGTTACATTTTTCTACCACCGGATTATAATCGTTATAAGCGGTTTCCAATTGCTGTTCAATGGAGCTGTTGCCGTCTTTGTTCCACCAGGGGCGCAGGTTGTGATGAAAATACTGAACCATGTATTGTTCATCATAACCGAGCTCGATAAATTTTTCTTTGGATGAAGATGATATTTTCCCAAGATTTAAAACGGTATTCAGTTCGAGGCTGTTTCCTTTGACAGAACCGGTTGATTGAACTTTGTTATTCAGAAATGCAGCAATACCGCTTGTTTCGGAAGATGTGATGAATTGCTGCGTTGTATTATCATTGGGTGCGCCTACATAAAAATACCCCCAGTCGATTCTCAGATCATCGCCTTTCTTTTGCAGTACGGGCTGTGATGTTGTGCCTGTTTTCAGCAATTTTAAATTGCTTGTATTGGCAACAGATGCAGCGACTTCCTGCTTTGATGTATTAACCGCAACGTCCGATGAGGCGCCGAAATAAACCTGCACATCGTGCGTTTTGCCGTCGTTGGATGTTGCATTAAAAGTTACATAAGAAACAGGGCGTGATACAAGATTCAAATCGCTCAGCAACAATGGCGAAATGAATTTCACTTGCAAATCAACCCCTCCCGCGGTAAAATCATACTTCGTTTGCGTCGCCGTTAAGCGGACAGCTTTTTGTGAAGCAAGCCGAATTTGATTGTCCATTGCCGAGGAGATTTGTTCAACAATGTCTGCATTCAAATAAGCTAAACCTCCTGTGTTGGTACAATGCACGGCTAAAATATTTTTGCCTGCTTTGATTGTGTTATTTATTTTTTCTGAAAGGTCAATATAATCTGGTCTTGTGTTCGCTCCTGTTTCTTCATAAATTTTTTGACCGTTTAAATATACTTCTACGTCATCATCGTGTTGAATTTGCAGAAAGAGATTGTGGTTGTTTTTTGAATAATTAAACGTTTGGCGAAACCATACTTCTTTAGTTTGCCAAACAGTTTTTCCGTTTTTCGCGTCGTCGCAAAAAGGTTCTTGGCCTGTTTGCCACTTTGAATCGTTGTAATTTTCTGAAGTCCAGTCTGCATCAGCATTTGACATGGTATATTTTATCGTTTCGGAATGCACAATGCTTCTGTAAATGTCGGGAGTTTTGCCGAGAAAACGATAGAACCGGTTATCAACTTTTACGATGCCAATCAAAGATTGATTTGTTCCCGTCCAGTGTTTTGTGGTAGATTCGTTCAGTACATTACTCGACGACCAAATACTGAAATACGTGTCGTGCGTTATCAGAGGATAGGAAGGTGCAACCTGTTGCGCGGATAGATGTATAACTGCGAACGCAAAGCAGACAGAAAGAATTTTTTTACAAGTTGCATTTCGTGTCATAGAATTTTTGTTTATGATTTGATTTAGATAAATTATTTTTTAGCTATTGTAGGGAATGCAGATATTCTAAGCCTTGTAGCACCCATTGGTATCAAAGTTATATCGTTTGTCTGCGATTGAGTGTTTACGGGACTTTCGGGCAGTACAGCGCAAAGCCCGTATTTATCGATTACCCATGAAGAAATTTGTTTCGCCTGAACATTTACGATTTCTAAAGGAACATTTTCCGGTGTGAATGGAAATGAATCTTTTGGAAAGGGTTTGTGTATGACTTTCCAATTTGCAGTATCATTCGATAAAACCAAACCGTAATTCCACGCGCTTGCAGCATATAAATTATACGCAGGATATTTGGACGGGTCTGCATTTTCCTGCCAATGAGAATCCTCCTGTACAGCTTTGCGGCTGTCCATTTTTTCAATCCGTTCTTTCATTTTTAAAGAAAATGTCAATGGTCCGTAATTAACGCTTACACTGTTTTTATTTGCCGTCCATTTTTTGACGGATATTTTCATCGGGAGATTCAAGGTTATTTTGTCGCCCTCTTTCCAATCGTTTGAGATTTGAGCATAAGCATCAGGCGTCAACTGTGAGGATGCTTTTTTACCATTAATGAAAATGCTTGCATTGTTGCACCATTGCGGAATGCGCAGGTACAACGGAAAATTTGTTTTATTTTTTGTATGAATGATAAACTGAATATTTTCGTCAAAAGGATAATTTGTTCGTTCTTCAATGGAGATATTCGTTCCGTTACTAACTTTAGCGTTTACCGTATTTGCATTGTATAAAACAGCCGCGAGTCCGTTGTCAGGTGTTGCCATCCAAAGATTTTCTGAGTAGTAGGGCAAGCCTTGCGCATGATTGTGCTGACAACAACGGCTGCTGAAAGGATTCATCATTAAAAAAGGTCCTTCATTGGCAATATCGGGATGATGATTTTTATCGTCGC from Arachidicoccus sp. BS20 encodes the following:
- a CDS encoding RNA polymerase sigma factor, with product MNAYLSLSDNELVDLLKRDDKVAFTEIYNRYSEKMVTIAYVKLQSGNDAKEVVQELFIDIWNRRRNLNIRHSFYTYINGALKYKIYTFLGQQRKEQTRIQHLSTDKVSHNTEEWLSYETLRNDLEKAILELPEKCRLVFRLSREKGLSHHEIAQHLHISKKTVENHITKALNHLHGALKTIFFLLF
- a CDS encoding glutaminase family protein, translated to MTRNATCKKILSVCFAFAVIHLSAQQVAPSYPLITHDTYFSIWSSSNVLNESTTKHWTGTNQSLIGIVKVDNRFYRFLGKTPDIYRSIVHSETIKYTMSNADADWTSENYNDSKWQTGQEPFCDDAKNGKTVWQTKEVWFRQTFNYSKNNHNLFLQIQHDDDVEVYLNGQKIYEETGANTRPDYIDLSEKINNTIKAGKNILAVHCTNTGGLAYLNADIVEQISSAMDNQIRLASQKAVRLTATQTKYDFTAGGVDLQVKFISPLLLSDLNLVSRPVSYVTFNATSNDGKTHDVQVYFGASSDVAVNTSKQEVAASVANTSNLKLLKTGTTSQPVLQKKGDDLRIDWGYFYVGAPNDNTTQQFITSSETSGIAAFLNNKVQSTGSVKGNSLELNTVLNLGKISSSSKEKFIELGYDEQYMVQYFHHNLRPWWNKDGNSSIEQQLETAYNDYNPVVEKCNAFDKQMYQEAVAAGGEDYAKLCDLAYRQSVSAHALVQSPKGEILFLSKENFSNGSINTVDITYPSAPLYLIYNPDLLKGMLNGIYEYSESGKWQKPFPAHDLGTYPLANGQTYGEDMPVEEAGNVVIATAAIAKAEGNANYAKQHWKELSIWVDYLSKAGLDPTNQLCTDDFAGHLARNANLSVKAIVAIGAYGLMADMLGQKDTAEKYITMAKDFAQKWMQLADAGDHYALTFNDKNTWSQKYNLVWDKVLHLNIFPQSVYEKEVKYYLTKQNKYGLPLDSRKTYTKSDWIMWTATLANDKATFEKFVTPVYKYATETPTRVPLSDWHETTDGKQVGFQARSVVGGYFMKMLDEKLNK